The following are encoded together in the Cynocephalus volans isolate mCynVol1 chromosome 4, mCynVol1.pri, whole genome shotgun sequence genome:
- the LOC134374882 gene encoding olfactory receptor 8B12, which yields MAAENSSSVTEFILAGLTDQPGLQVPLFFLFLSFYVVNMVGNLGLITLIGLNSHLHTPMYCFLFNLSFIDFCYSTTITPKMLMSFVSKKNIILHAGCMTQLFFFCFFVISESFVLSVMAYDRYAAICKPLLYTVTMSPQVCLLLLLGVYGMGFVGAMVHTGSIMSLTFCADNLVNHFMCDIFPLFELSCNSTNVNELVVFIVVGIDIGLPIVTIFISYALILSSVLRIRSTEGRSKAFSTCSSHIIAVSLFFGSGAFVYLKPPSILSRDQGKVSSLFYTIVVPMLNPLIYSLRNKDVKVALRKTLGRKIFF from the coding sequence ATGGCTGCAGAGAACTCCTCCTCGGTGACAGAGTTTATCCTCGCAGGCTTGACCGACCAGCCGGGACTCCAGGTGCCCCTCTTCTTCTTGTTTCTGAGTTTCTACGTGGTCAACATGGTGGGGAACCTGGGCTTGATAACCCTGATTGGGCTCAACTCTCACctgcacacccccatgtactGCTTCCTCTTCAATCTCTCTTTCATAGACTTCTGTTACTCCACTACCATCACCCCCAAAATGCTGATGAGCTTTGTCTCAAAGAAGAACATTATCTTGCATGCTGGGTGTATGACTCAGCTCTTCTTCTTCTGCTTCTTTGTCATCTCTGAGTCCTTTGTCCTGTCAGTGATGGCTTACGACCGTTATGCTGCCATCTGTAAACCCTTGTTGTACACGGTCACCATGTCCCCTCAGGTGTGTTTGCTCCTTTTGTTGGGTGTCTATGGGATGGGATTTGTTGGGGCCATGGTCCATACAGGAAGCATAATGAGTTTAACCTTCTGTGCCGACAACCTTGTCAATCATTTCATGTGTGACATCTTTCCTCTCTTTGAGCTCTCCTGTAACAGCACTAATGTGAATGAGCTGGTGGTCTTCATTGTGGTGGGCATTGACATTGGTTTGCCCATAGTCACCATCTTCATTTCTTATGCCCTCATCCTCTCCAGCGTCCTCCGCATTCGTTCCACTGAGGGCAGGTCCAAAGCTTTCAGCACCTGCAGCTCCCACATCATCGcggtttctcttttctttggttCTGGGGCTTTCGTGTATCTCAAACCACCTTCCATTTTGTCCCGTGACCAAGGGAAAGTGTCCTCCCTGTTCTATACCATTGTGGTGCCCATGTTAAACCCATTAATCTATAGCTTGAGGAACAAGGATGTCAAAGTTGCCCTGAGAAAAACCTtgggcagaaaaatatttttttaa